The Thermococcus sp. 21S7 genome has a window encoding:
- a CDS encoding DHHA1 domain-containing protein — translation MHLIVHHWDTDGVTSSALLVRALSPEEFTNITAPIGEFRFDGRIWGAAEKAERLYVLDFNVPGEVEKVAVPTLFIDHHTQPRIKNPLVEQVNPSLGGKYYPSCSLVVSEQFNLFNAWTVLGAVGDIGERAFGLDWVRKLLEREGISREDALRIVELIDSNYIAMDRGAVEGAVGVLLSRDVKELLEYDPWVKKAEAIRDAIEGAVSNVEERNGFAIVHFESPFNIISKVARKLVWEMNYRGAVVVNGNFHGKVQVYFRISGKEAERIKVAEVIERVKALGANAGGKREVLGCVCERDKIEDVLAIIEEYLR, via the coding sequence GTGCATCTAATCGTCCACCACTGGGACACCGACGGGGTGACGTCTTCGGCGCTGCTGGTTAGGGCGCTCTCTCCCGAGGAGTTCACCAACATCACTGCACCAATAGGCGAGTTCCGCTTCGACGGGAGGATATGGGGGGCCGCTGAGAAGGCCGAGAGGCTCTACGTGCTGGATTTCAACGTGCCGGGAGAGGTCGAGAAGGTTGCAGTTCCGACGCTGTTCATCGACCACCACACCCAGCCGAGGATCAAGAATCCGCTCGTGGAGCAGGTCAACCCCTCACTGGGCGGGAAATACTACCCATCGTGCTCACTCGTCGTCTCGGAGCAATTCAACCTTTTCAACGCGTGGACGGTCCTCGGGGCGGTCGGCGATATCGGCGAGAGGGCCTTCGGGCTGGACTGGGTTAGGAAGCTTCTGGAGAGGGAGGGAATCTCGCGGGAAGATGCGCTGAGAATCGTCGAGCTCATCGACTCCAACTACATCGCCATGGATCGGGGGGCAGTTGAGGGAGCCGTTGGGGTGCTCCTGAGCAGGGACGTAAAGGAACTCCTTGAATACGATCCGTGGGTTAAGAAGGCTGAAGCGATAAGGGACGCCATCGAAGGGGCGGTTTCAAACGTCGAGGAGAGGAACGGCTTTGCCATCGTTCACTTCGAGAGCCCGTTCAACATAATCTCCAAGGTCGCGAGGAAGCTCGTCTGGGAGATGAACTACAGGGGGGCGGTCGTGGTCAACGGAAACTTCCATGGAAAGGTGCAGGTGTACTTCAGAATCTCCGGGAAGGAGGCGGAGAGGATAAAGGTGGCCGAGGTCATAGAACGCGTTAAGGCCCTCGGAGCGAACGCGGGCGGCAAGAGGGAAGTCCTCGGCTGCGTCTGTGAGAGGGATAAAATTGAAGATGTGCTCGCAATCATCGAGGAATACCTGAGGTGA
- the sat gene encoding sulfate adenylyltransferase, protein MVSKPHGGRLVRRLVAERTRERILSEQKEYPRVQIEHGRAIDLENIAHGVYSPLKGFLTSDDFQSVLDHMRLSDDTPWTIPIVLDVREKTFDEGDAILLYYDDLPIARMHVEEIYTYDKKEFAVKVFKTDDLNHPGVARVMNMGDYLVGGEIELLNELPNPFAKYTLRPVETRVLFKERGWKTIVAFQTRNVPHLGHEYVQKAALTFVDGLFINPVLGRKKKGDYRDEVIIKAYETLFEHYYPKDAATLATVRYEMRYAGPREAIHHAIMRKNFGATHFIVGRDHAGVGDYYGPYEAWDLFGEFPDLGITPMFIRESFYCRKCGGMVNAKICPHDREFHVHISGTKLRKMIMAGEQPPEHMMRPEVFEVVRSFENPFVE, encoded by the coding sequence ATGGTCTCAAAGCCGCATGGAGGCAGACTCGTCAGGAGGCTCGTTGCCGAGAGAACCCGCGAGAGGATTCTGAGCGAGCAGAAAGAATATCCGCGCGTCCAGATAGAGCACGGGAGGGCCATAGACCTTGAGAACATCGCGCACGGCGTTTATTCGCCGCTCAAGGGATTCCTCACGAGCGACGACTTCCAGAGCGTCCTCGACCACATGCGCCTGAGCGACGACACGCCCTGGACGATTCCGATAGTGCTCGACGTGAGGGAGAAGACCTTCGACGAGGGCGATGCGATTCTCCTGTATTACGACGACCTGCCGATAGCGAGGATGCACGTCGAAGAGATTTACACCTACGACAAAAAGGAGTTCGCGGTCAAGGTCTTCAAGACCGACGACCTCAACCATCCCGGCGTGGCCCGCGTTATGAACATGGGCGACTACCTCGTCGGCGGCGAGATCGAACTCCTCAACGAGCTCCCGAACCCCTTCGCGAAGTACACCCTCAGGCCGGTAGAGACTAGGGTTCTCTTCAAGGAGCGCGGATGGAAGACGATAGTTGCGTTCCAGACGAGGAACGTTCCCCACCTCGGCCACGAGTACGTGCAGAAAGCCGCCCTCACCTTTGTCGATGGCCTCTTCATCAACCCCGTCCTCGGAAGGAAGAAAAAGGGCGACTACCGCGATGAAGTCATAATCAAGGCCTATGAGACGCTCTTCGAGCACTACTATCCCAAGGACGCGGCAACTTTGGCGACCGTCCGCTACGAGATGCGCTATGCCGGGCCGAGGGAGGCAATTCACCACGCGATAATGAGGAAGAACTTCGGTGCGACGCACTTCATAGTCGGAAGGGACCATGCGGGCGTTGGAGACTACTACGGCCCCTACGAGGCGTGGGACCTCTTTGGAGAGTTCCCTGACCTGGGAATAACCCCGATGTTCATCCGCGAGTCCTTCTACTGCAGGAAGTGCGGCGGCATGGTCAACGCGAAGATATGCCCCCATGACAGGGAGTTCCACGTCCACATAAGCGGCACCAAGCTCAGGAAGATGATAATGGCCGGCGAGCAGCCGCCGGAGCATATGATGAGGCCGGAGGTCTTCGAGGTCGTGAGGAGCTTTGAGAATCCCTTCGTGGAGTGA
- a CDS encoding ribbon-helix-helix domain-containing protein, producing the protein MAEEKKYTTVSIPKPLYDKIKARIEGTGFTSVSDYVTYVLREVLASLEEEEKEEVFTEEEEEKVKERLRALGYLD; encoded by the coding sequence ATGGCTGAGGAAAAGAAGTATACGACCGTTTCCATACCCAAGCCCCTCTACGACAAGATTAAAGCCAGGATAGAGGGCACCGGGTTCACTTCGGTTTCGGACTACGTCACCTACGTCCTCCGCGAGGTTCTGGCGAGCCTCGAAGAGGAGGAGAAGGAGGAAGTCTTCACCGAGGAGGAGGAAGAGAAGGTCAAGGAGAGGCTCCGCGCCCTTGGTTACCTTGACTGA
- a CDS encoding STT3 domain-containing protein, which translates to MGRLWRSEAVSVLYRKLIDPRFAAVIIAVIALVLRLLPMRFKYLLGYDPYFHFTYVRYSLDRGEWVNFFTYAVGPWGMQIRHFHPLGLWMTPAYIYEFLSIFGVSLYNAFRVTPVIFGVLTVVFTYLAVLKLYGKEEAFLSAFFLAVLFGHVFRSMAGYYRGDNYMLFWYSVALFGVAMAISRRRRKWRYRRLIFYLIPAFASGLSAVFWQAYYPIFGFLLGSALLLAVGTFLLGGRTRFFVDSLALVLATAVGALVANALGGHFGYGMVGATEWLGRKLAEEFGLQFGFIKDVFLLIYIKYAVPLSLGFIALLMLLSRFKFMKDGKLRALIIAVSLLVAVWVGYRYYGMVDRLILKLFPESPIVETQRTAFHDLWEAYGIVVFLVPSFFLMFFPTELKIRDFVILGLAAVVLPMIVLWTRFLFIGSLTVAVMAGIGVVRLHRALLPKLSAKKLGAAGLSIIILLIPAVAAVQGIKNTAGVEPIVNGHWEEALTELGDDSNINDVVLAWWDEGHWVTYFAGRAPVAQGGPSRWVAQYYLGLKGDRALMNLGVDYVVVSYDTLLKFGAVLETANVSPGEYVMILMPRASSVGGMLLFSAGSYSLMVAPGEDSWDIKANVGGAVVIPAEVFVERGTSLERVPVTGNPTADVYVYINLNYGYAVLMNKEAFNTLLARLMFTDEYPENYAPVYSDGGYIKVFRFKHPNVAVTAENGSIVLRFTNATGTGLGIHGYLDNGTLVFKKWYGVKGKDAFVLPADINGSVVVRYVYVQKKTVLDRGIFRIDDVLHGTDGDR; encoded by the coding sequence ATGGGGCGGCTGTGGAGGTCTGAAGCGGTGTCCGTTCTTTACAGGAAGCTCATCGATCCGAGGTTCGCTGCCGTCATCATAGCCGTTATCGCGCTCGTTCTGAGGCTCCTCCCCATGCGTTTTAAGTACCTCCTCGGCTATGACCCCTACTTCCACTTCACATACGTACGGTACTCGCTGGATAGGGGCGAGTGGGTGAACTTTTTCACGTATGCAGTCGGCCCGTGGGGTATGCAGATACGTCACTTCCACCCCCTGGGCCTATGGATGACACCTGCCTATATCTACGAATTCCTTTCAATCTTCGGGGTCTCTCTGTACAATGCTTTCAGAGTAACCCCTGTAATCTTTGGGGTTCTTACGGTTGTGTTCACGTATCTGGCCGTTTTGAAGCTTTACGGTAAGGAAGAGGCCTTTCTCTCAGCGTTTTTCCTGGCGGTTCTCTTCGGTCACGTCTTCCGCTCCATGGCCGGCTACTACAGGGGGGACAACTACATGCTCTTCTGGTACAGTGTGGCCCTGTTTGGAGTCGCGATGGCGATCTCCCGCAGAAGGCGGAAGTGGAGGTACAGAAGGCTGATTTTCTATCTGATACCCGCGTTCGCCAGTGGTCTGTCCGCAGTCTTCTGGCAGGCGTACTACCCGATATTCGGGTTTCTGCTGGGGAGCGCTCTGCTGCTGGCAGTGGGAACGTTCCTCCTGGGCGGCAGGACCAGGTTTTTCGTTGATTCCCTTGCCCTCGTGCTGGCGACGGCTGTCGGGGCGCTCGTGGCGAACGCTCTGGGCGGTCACTTTGGGTACGGGATGGTCGGGGCCACCGAGTGGTTGGGAAGGAAGCTTGCTGAAGAGTTTGGACTCCAGTTCGGTTTCATTAAAGACGTGTTTCTGTTGATATACATCAAATATGCCGTGCCCCTCTCACTCGGGTTCATAGCCCTGCTGATGCTCCTTTCCAGGTTCAAGTTCATGAAGGATGGAAAACTGCGGGCTTTGATTATCGCCGTTAGCCTCCTCGTTGCGGTCTGGGTGGGATACCGCTACTATGGGATGGTCGATAGGCTTATCCTGAAGCTCTTCCCGGAATCCCCCATCGTGGAAACCCAGAGAACGGCATTCCATGATCTGTGGGAAGCGTATGGAATCGTGGTGTTTTTGGTCCCCTCGTTTTTCCTGATGTTTTTCCCGACCGAACTCAAAATAAGAGACTTCGTAATCCTGGGTCTCGCGGCGGTTGTTCTTCCGATGATTGTTTTGTGGACGAGATTCCTCTTTATCGGTTCGCTCACAGTAGCCGTGATGGCGGGAATCGGTGTGGTGAGGCTGCATAGGGCACTCCTACCCAAACTGTCCGCCAAAAAACTGGGGGCAGCCGGTCTCTCCATTATCATTCTTCTAATCCCAGCCGTGGCGGCAGTCCAGGGAATTAAAAATACCGCCGGCGTTGAACCCATAGTCAACGGCCACTGGGAGGAGGCATTAACCGAACTTGGAGATGACTCCAACATAAACGACGTTGTCCTGGCCTGGTGGGATGAGGGTCACTGGGTTACGTACTTCGCGGGAAGGGCCCCCGTTGCACAGGGAGGTCCGAGCAGATGGGTGGCCCAGTACTATCTGGGACTTAAGGGCGATAGGGCCCTAATGAACCTGGGGGTTGATTATGTCGTCGTCTCCTACGACACCCTGTTGAAGTTCGGGGCGGTTCTGGAAACGGCAAACGTCTCTCCCGGGGAGTACGTGATGATTCTCATGCCTAGGGCATCATCCGTTGGCGGCATGCTGTTGTTCTCCGCTGGATCGTACTCCCTGATGGTCGCCCCTGGGGAGGATTCGTGGGACATCAAGGCCAACGTTGGTGGGGCTGTTGTGATTCCCGCCGAAGTCTTCGTTGAAAGGGGCACTTCTCTGGAGAGGGTACCTGTAACGGGCAATCCAACCGCCGATGTTTACGTCTATATAAATCTCAATTATGGTTACGCAGTGCTGATGAACAAAGAGGCATTCAATACCCTCCTGGCACGGCTGATGTTCACGGATGAATACCCCGAGAATTACGCTCCAGTGTACTCCGACGGGGGTTACATCAAGGTATTCCGGTTTAAGCACCCGAACGTCGCTGTCACTGCGGAAAACGGCTCCATCGTTCTCAGGTTCACCAATGCCACAGGAACCGGCCTCGGCATCCATGGCTACCTCGACAACGGCACGCTCGTCTTCAAAAAGTGGTACGGCGTTAAAGGGAAGGATGCGTTTGTTCTTCCTGCGGACATCAACGGAAGCGTCGTCGTGAGGTATGTCTACGTCCAGAAGAAGACCGTACTTGACAGGGGGATTTTCAGGATAGACGATGTTCTGCATGGAACGGACGGTGACAGGTAG
- a CDS encoding NDP-sugar synthase, whose product MKVLIMAGGYATRLWPITKDNPKALLPVGDRVILEYILERVGKLGLETYISTNRFFEAHFRRYAEKYGVGLIVEETLHEEEKLGTIGALKKAIDELGLDDYLVIAGDNLFSFSLREFLDSYDGKTLIAVYDVGDLELAKRYGVVVLEGDRVISFHEKPAEPTSTLVSTGVYVFPKAVMGRIDEYLSNGNRDSPGYFLQWLLERGDPIKAYRFSEYWYDIGSADSYLEALKTLLRESHVEEIQISPYAKIIPPVVIKRGAKILGRSMIGPYAYIGEGCIIENSDISDSIVFRNTIIRNSTIWRSIIDEKCEIRNLELRKSLVGGHAKIQRGE is encoded by the coding sequence ATGAAAGTCCTCATAATGGCCGGCGGCTACGCCACCAGACTCTGGCCCATAACCAAGGACAACCCGAAGGCCCTGCTTCCCGTCGGGGACAGGGTGATACTGGAATACATCCTGGAAAGGGTAGGAAAGCTGGGACTGGAGACCTACATATCAACAAACAGATTCTTTGAGGCTCATTTTAGACGGTACGCCGAGAAGTACGGCGTCGGATTGATCGTTGAGGAGACCCTCCACGAGGAGGAAAAGCTCGGCACGATAGGTGCGCTGAAGAAGGCCATAGATGAACTCGGCCTTGACGACTATCTCGTCATAGCGGGTGACAACCTTTTCTCATTCTCCCTGCGGGAGTTCCTGGACTCCTACGACGGGAAGACTCTGATAGCCGTCTACGATGTTGGTGATTTGGAACTGGCCAAACGCTACGGTGTGGTGGTTCTTGAGGGGGACAGGGTTATCTCGTTCCATGAAAAACCCGCCGAGCCAACGTCGACTCTGGTTAGCACCGGCGTCTACGTCTTTCCAAAGGCGGTTATGGGACGCATCGACGAGTACCTCTCCAACGGCAACCGCGACTCCCCCGGCTACTTCCTCCAGTGGCTCCTTGAGAGGGGTGATCCGATTAAAGCTTACCGCTTCTCCGAGTACTGGTACGATATAGGCTCGGCCGACAGCTATCTGGAGGCCCTCAAGACGCTCCTCCGGGAGAGCCATGTCGAGGAGATTCAGATCAGCCCCTACGCAAAAATTATTCCTCCCGTTGTCATAAAGAGGGGTGCGAAGATACTCGGGCGGTCCATGATTGGCCCATACGCCTACATCGGCGAGGGATGCATCATAGAGAACTCCGACATAAGCGACTCGATAGTCTTTAGAAACACGATAATAAGAAACTCCACTATTTGGCGCTCCATCATCGACGAGAAGTGTGAGATAAGAAACCTCGAACTCAGGAAGAGCCTCGTCGGCGGGCACGCGAAGATACAGAGGGGTGAGTGA
- a CDS encoding nucleotidyltransferase domain-containing protein — protein MKVHRLSILERDALKGWIMTYLMSREGIPFAYIHGSFPENRSFGDVDVAFRFHVIGGELLFSRDEKTGCDFEERTMREYNGCSHYLELYRREALGIR, from the coding sequence ATGAAAGTGCACCGTCTCTCAATTCTGGAGCGGGATGCCCTTAAGGGGTGGATAATGACGTACCTTATGTCCCGGGAGGGCATTCCCTTCGCCTACATTCACGGTTCTTTCCCGGAGAACCGTTCTTTTGGAGATGTAGACGTTGCATTTAGGTTTCACGTCATCGGTGGGGAGCTCCTCTTCAGCAGGGACGAAAAGACCGGGTGTGACTTTGAAGAGCGGACCATGAGGGAATACAACGGTTGTTCTCACTATCTCGAACTGTATCGGAGGGAGGCCCTTGGAATACGATAG
- a CDS encoding NAD-dependent epimerase/dehydratase family protein, whose product MKVLVTGGAGFIGSHLVEGLMELGWDVRVLDDLSAGSLENIRRWLNHESFEFIEGDMRDPGIVEEAVEGVDVVFHLAANPEVRIGSQSPELLYETNVLITYNLLNAMRGSSARYLVFTSSSTVYGDASVIPTPENYAPLEPISVYGGAKLAAEALISGYAHTFGFRALIFRLANIIGERSNHGVIYDFINKLRKNPEELEILGDGTQRKSYLHVSDTVEGMLHIFEHFRGSDKAVDFYNLGNDDWITVREIAEIVSEGMGLEPEFRFTGGVDGGRGWKGDVKFMRLSIEKAKETGWSPRLNSYKAVERTVRELLSGV is encoded by the coding sequence ATGAAGGTTCTCGTTACGGGAGGTGCCGGGTTCATAGGCTCACACCTGGTGGAGGGGCTGATGGAGCTTGGATGGGACGTCAGGGTTCTCGACGACCTCAGCGCGGGCAGTCTGGAAAACATAAGGCGGTGGCTGAACCACGAGAGCTTCGAGTTCATCGAGGGGGACATGAGGGACCCGGGAATCGTTGAGGAGGCTGTTGAGGGCGTCGATGTCGTCTTCCACCTCGCGGCGAACCCGGAGGTTAGAATAGGCTCCCAGAGCCCGGAGCTGCTCTACGAGACAAACGTGCTGATAACCTACAACCTGCTCAACGCGATGAGAGGCTCAAGCGCCAGGTACCTCGTTTTCACCTCCTCCTCAACCGTCTACGGCGATGCTTCCGTGATTCCGACGCCAGAAAACTACGCCCCGCTCGAACCGATAAGCGTCTACGGCGGTGCCAAGTTGGCCGCCGAGGCTTTAATCAGCGGCTACGCCCACACCTTCGGGTTCAGGGCCCTGATCTTCCGTCTAGCCAACATCATAGGCGAACGCTCGAACCACGGGGTCATCTACGACTTCATAAACAAGCTCAGGAAGAACCCGGAAGAGCTTGAGATACTCGGCGACGGGACGCAGAGGAAGAGCTACCTCCATGTGAGCGATACGGTTGAGGGCATGCTCCACATCTTCGAGCACTTCAGGGGGAGCGATAAAGCCGTCGACTTCTACAACCTCGGCAACGACGACTGGATAACCGTGAGGGAGATAGCGGAGATAGTCAGCGAGGGGATGGGCCTGGAGCCGGAGTTCCGGTTCACCGGCGGCGTCGATGGAGGCCGCGGCTGGAAGGGCGACGTCAAGTTCATGCGCCTGAGCATAGAGAAGGCGAAGGAAACCGGCTGGAGTCCGAGGCTCAACAGCTACAAAGCGGTGGAGAGAACTGTGAGGGAGCTCCTCTCCGGAGTCTAG
- a CDS encoding Ig-like domain repeat protein: MDVITMRSLSLLIILVIIIGSFPAVAGKAVENPTQRDEFLYDYFSHVLTKFEYSLKYALENENYSLTLANATFQELELLQEESMYYQDRGLNLTVMRVIPPFYEFSKQLILLDQLTLQFQNNPNPKLAAGILGTVKGMESLLDAIDPIKLRDGTKILTFNTEGVRRRLEEVKNLALKVPPVGEFTLGVSERTPILNETVTIFGTCPENRTVTIVVTNGSSTVFLAIKPKGGFFSIGYRFESLGAYRIYATQSGRKSNTVNVTVRKIPTLFIVSDTYSAFLEGTIKLKGKLVDYYGQPLAGRNITIGDKTLITGSEGEFSKEYFSDRAESLRVALAFAGDRLHGGTSKEVTLIFKKYPVSITLNGPDEANPGEKVRFKGTIDPPLGAPLTVYVNDTPSFTVVPSNGTFAFNLTPERAGRLKVYVVFPGSETHERAMSNAVSLTVVPPESAAVRYLSILILALILMGIFTLEKKRAESKGPAKQIPPLQVDRSGYQIEEHVHVPEDVGEAYKLLREKLHEAFGIDESMTPREVLKTLKGWGLYPVLERVTLLHEKAVYGETSLSEEELREFHRGVKRLLGGVTG, translated from the coding sequence ATGGATGTGATAACGATGAGGAGCCTGTCACTTTTAATAATCTTGGTTATAATAATCGGTTCATTTCCAGCGGTGGCGGGTAAGGCCGTTGAAAACCCCACCCAGCGAGACGAGTTTTTGTACGACTACTTTTCTCACGTTCTTACAAAGTTTGAGTATTCACTAAAATACGCCCTGGAAAACGAGAACTATTCCCTAACCCTTGCAAACGCAACGTTTCAGGAGCTGGAACTTCTCCAAGAGGAAAGCATGTACTACCAGGACAGGGGCCTAAACCTAACGGTTATGCGGGTCATCCCCCCGTTCTATGAATTCTCCAAACAGCTAATACTCTTGGACCAGCTCACACTGCAGTTCCAGAACAATCCAAACCCAAAATTGGCCGCGGGAATACTCGGAACCGTGAAGGGCATGGAATCTCTGCTGGATGCCATAGACCCCATAAAACTGAGAGACGGAACTAAGATCCTCACGTTTAATACAGAGGGAGTCCGGAGGAGACTCGAAGAGGTAAAAAACCTAGCACTCAAGGTTCCTCCTGTGGGAGAGTTCACCCTGGGGGTCTCGGAGAGGACACCCATTCTCAACGAAACAGTCACGATATTCGGAACATGTCCGGAAAACAGAACAGTCACTATCGTTGTGACCAACGGCAGCTCAACGGTATTTCTAGCGATCAAACCAAAGGGGGGATTTTTCTCAATCGGGTACCGGTTCGAGTCCCTTGGAGCCTACCGGATATACGCCACCCAATCGGGCAGGAAATCAAACACGGTAAATGTTACGGTAAGAAAAATCCCCACACTCTTCATCGTAAGCGACACCTATTCCGCGTTCCTCGAGGGCACTATAAAGCTGAAGGGGAAGCTGGTGGACTACTACGGGCAGCCATTAGCGGGAAGAAACATAACGATCGGGGACAAAACTCTGATAACAGGAAGCGAGGGGGAGTTCTCGAAGGAGTACTTCTCGGACAGGGCAGAAAGCCTGAGGGTAGCCCTAGCCTTCGCTGGAGACAGACTTCACGGGGGAACTTCAAAAGAGGTCACCCTGATCTTCAAAAAGTACCCAGTATCAATAACCCTGAACGGTCCGGACGAAGCGAATCCTGGGGAGAAAGTCCGCTTTAAGGGCACAATCGATCCGCCCTTAGGCGCTCCCCTCACCGTATACGTCAACGACACTCCCTCGTTTACAGTTGTCCCATCAAACGGTACCTTTGCCTTCAACCTAACGCCTGAAAGGGCTGGAAGGCTAAAGGTTTACGTCGTATTCCCTGGAAGTGAAACCCACGAGAGGGCAATGTCCAACGCGGTCTCTCTGACGGTGGTTCCCCCCGAAAGCGCTGCCGTTAGATATCTGTCAATACTCATCCTTGCACTCATCCTGATGGGCATCTTCACGCTGGAGAAGAAACGGGCAGAATCAAAAGGACCAGCCAAACAGATTCCCCCGCTGCAAGTGGATAGATCCGGCTACCAAATTGAAGAACACGTTCATGTTCCGGAGGACGTTGGGGAGGCGTACAAACTGCTACGTGAAAAGCTCCATGAGGCGTTTGGAATAGACGAGAGCATGACGCCGAGGGAGGTCCTGAAAACCTTAAAGGGATGGGGGCTTTATCCAGTGCTGGAGAGGGTCACACTGCTCCACGAGAAGGCGGTTTATGGGGAGACCAGCCTGAGCGAGGAGGAACTCAGGGAATTCCACAGAGGCGTTAAACGGCTCCTGGGGGGTGTCACAGGATGA
- a CDS encoding DUF4350 domain-containing protein has product MNKTVKYLILLLLIFTFITMPLTVPLFKSSTPYSMFNSDWDGTSKFAKLAYHEGKKVIPLLGTFDTTNISKLNGVLMIIGPNMTFTSAETEQIRLFLERGNTLLIADDFGTGNELLKALNVTARISKYPLRDFFYEGDDRLIVSVRIEDPFLARNVTKIVTNDPSAILVTRKGETYASKMAMVNFHRRMFPIMTEVRYGEGKIIIISDPDILINQLYDENEPFLRNLIEYLGADTFYFDEAHHPDFNLYTAGTITITRFLPREKALKLILIVATLILLQEIGVFTALWRVMWRYLSRFFRKTESPEELALILAKERGWDKGEIMEMLERMGD; this is encoded by the coding sequence ATGAACAAAACTGTCAAATACCTGATACTCCTGCTTCTCATTTTCACGTTCATCACAATGCCCCTAACCGTTCCCCTCTTCAAAAGCTCAACGCCCTACAGCATGTTCAACTCCGACTGGGACGGCACCTCCAAGTTTGCAAAACTGGCGTATCACGAGGGCAAAAAAGTGATACCCCTCCTCGGCACATTTGACACAACAAACATCAGCAAACTAAACGGTGTTCTAATGATAATCGGCCCCAACATGACCTTTACCAGTGCAGAAACGGAACAGATAAGGCTTTTCCTTGAACGGGGGAACACCCTCCTGATAGCGGATGACTTCGGAACGGGAAACGAGCTACTCAAGGCCCTCAACGTGACGGCGAGGATATCCAAATACCCGCTCAGAGACTTCTTCTACGAAGGGGACGACAGGCTCATAGTCTCGGTCAGGATAGAGGATCCCTTCCTGGCCAGAAACGTGACGAAGATAGTGACTAACGACCCCTCGGCGATACTCGTGACTCGAAAGGGCGAGACGTACGCGAGCAAGATGGCGATGGTCAATTTCCACAGGAGAATGTTCCCCATCATGACCGAAGTGCGGTACGGTGAAGGAAAGATAATCATAATATCCGACCCGGACATACTAATAAACCAGCTTTACGACGAAAACGAGCCGTTCTTAAGGAACTTAATCGAATATCTCGGGGCGGATACCTTCTACTTCGATGAAGCACACCATCCGGACTTCAACCTGTACACCGCGGGCACGATTACGATAACCCGATTCCTGCCAAGAGAGAAAGCCTTAAAGCTAATACTGATTGTGGCAACCCTAATCCTTCTCCAGGAGATTGGGGTATTCACGGCACTCTGGAGGGTTATGTGGCGTTATCTTTCACGCTTCTTTAGGAAAACTGAAAGTCCCGAAGAACTCGCCCTGATCCTCGCTAAGGAGCGGGGCTGGGACAAAGGGGAGATTATGGAAATGCTCGAAAGAATGGGTGATTGA
- a CDS encoding MoxR family ATPase, whose product MILEKIQREVGKALVGMEKTVELMTIALIAGGHILLEGVPGIAKTTLSRNFAKTLGLKFSRIQMTPDLLPADIIGHTFYDMRKGEFKIRKGPIFANVVLVDEINRASPKTQSALLEAMEERQVSMEGIPLKLPEPFIVLATMNPVEMEGVYELPTAQVDRFMMKIDLTYLPEESEKAMLKRKNLGKFTEANQVVLSSELVQTRREVMKIHVSDAIIDYIYRILQETRLDERVILGASPRAGEHLLYAAKAKAYLEGRGYVIPDDVKELAIHILSHRIVVRPEYEVEGTNGKDIVREALEKVEVPTG is encoded by the coding sequence ATGATACTGGAAAAGATACAGCGTGAAGTGGGGAAAGCTCTCGTGGGAATGGAGAAAACCGTCGAGCTGATGACAATAGCACTGATAGCCGGAGGACACATCCTGCTTGAGGGAGTGCCCGGCATAGCAAAGACTACCCTCAGCAGGAACTTCGCCAAGACACTCGGCCTGAAGTTCTCAAGGATACAGATGACCCCGGACCTTCTCCCGGCGGACATCATAGGACACACGTTCTACGACATGCGCAAGGGAGAATTCAAGATAAGAAAAGGCCCAATCTTTGCCAATGTTGTTTTAGTTGACGAGATAAACCGTGCATCTCCCAAGACCCAGAGCGCCCTCCTGGAGGCAATGGAAGAAAGACAGGTCAGCATGGAGGGCATACCGCTAAAGCTCCCAGAGCCGTTCATTGTGCTGGCCACGATGAACCCCGTCGAGATGGAAGGCGTCTACGAGCTTCCAACGGCTCAGGTAGACCGTTTCATGATGAAAATAGACCTAACGTACCTGCCCGAGGAAAGTGAGAAGGCAATGCTCAAAAGAAAAAACCTTGGTAAGTTCACCGAGGCAAATCAGGTAGTCCTGAGCAGTGAGCTGGTTCAGACAAGAAGGGAAGTCATGAAAATCCACGTAAGCGATGCCATAATAGACTATATCTACAGGATTCTCCAAGAGACCAGACTCGACGAGAGGGTAATCCTGGGTGCATCACCGAGGGCCGGGGAGCACCTTCTCTACGCAGCCAAGGCCAAGGCATACCTTGAGGGAAGGGGCTACGTTATCCCCGACGACGTTAAGGAACTGGCCATCCATATACTGTCCCACAGGATAGTCGTAAGACCGGAGTACGAGGTCGAGGGGACGAACGGGAAGGATATCGTCAGGGAAGCCCTGGAAAAGGTAGAGGTGCCAACGGGATGA